One genomic region from Anopheles bellator chromosome 2, idAnoBellAS_SP24_06.2, whole genome shotgun sequence encodes:
- the LOC131210785 gene encoding uncharacterized protein LOC131210785 — MELPDPLADDVDEASIARAILSGNPPTCRMCLGAHPNMFQIDEEERYGSLTTKRIAKISKVVLTPVAGIPSFLCMVCKSFLLEWDAANREVARNNDLWMACHIKREWEGAGADGVKNYPKTKRSSQIRYEYECEQCRKPFVSLYAATIHVLEHKKVGPRFRCQICDERCLTIEEFDEHVANHGDGLNVSKLPDLSLKPEPED, encoded by the exons ATGGAACTACCTGACCCGCTGGCTGATGATGTTGACGAGGCGTCCATCGCAAGAGCTATCCTTAGCGG GAATCCGCCAACCTGTCGGATGTGCCTGGGGGCCCATCCAAACATGTTTCAAATTGACGAAGAGGAACGCTACGGTTCCTTAACCACCAAACGAATCGCTAAAATCTCAAAAGTAGTG TTAACCCCTGTGGCCGGAATACCCTCGTTTCTGTGTATGGTTTGCAAGTCCTTCCTGCTGGAGTGGGACGCCGCGAACAGAGAGGTTGCTCGAAACAATGATCTATGGATGGCTTGCCACATCAAACGCGAATGGGAGGGCGCCGGAGCTGATGGGGTAAAAAATTACCCCAAAACCAAGCGAAGCAGTCAAATCCGATACGAGTACGAGTGCGAGCAGTGTCGAAAACCGTTCGTGAGCCTCTACGCTGCCACAATTCACGTGCTCGAACACAAGAAGGTCGGGCCCCGGTTTAGGTGCCAAATCTGCGACGAGCGCTGCTTAACCATCGAAGAATTTGACGAGCACGTTGCGAACCACGGCGACGGCCTGAATGTCTCGAAACTTCCCGATTTGTCGCTAAAGCCAGAACCGGAAGACTAG
- the LOC131211346 gene encoding integrator complex subunit 4: MALAAKRTISELTPDPTPAVPQIPTHRLYKRIRRNACKGSGTLTSILSLVTQLEDATSNEALQVLIKITDSMQFDESEFPDAIRRLVEHFLREPESAVRVKILSLFADLAAETGIDGQQLIDEVIKLLKNERSSKVISQGLTVLGKIGRSFTPTVSYINKMVFFAKVKLFSASHNVQRHAILLLGVFVLVSDAEKESLELIGKYTDSPDARVRAQAFRSMLTLGNRGVQLPPSLYPRACASLTDDYECVRREALNMVCELGIRHPEKLIKVQDSEQEVRMIDDAFGKVCSAICDLSMNVRTQAAELLGGMTAVSDGFLHQTLDKKLMSNMRRKKSLHERSAAHFASGEWSSGKKWADDAPKEVISADSVSLMASGACGALVQGLEDEFLEVRTASVNSMCKLALKNPLFAVTSLDFLVDMFNDEIEEVRLRAIYSLTAISRHIILREDQLETMLSSLEDYSVEVREGLHLMLGACKVSTKNCLTLVVQKVLDVLLKYPEDRFSTFGCMQRVGQKHPEICMSITPQLLQDHPFFDSAERDVEDPAYVCVLIMLFNAAQYLPAMLSLFPETTIKHYAYLRDTMPNFVPRLDVGGDGKELNLTGSTGSRQFLETLLSNIQRAYSAPQARQALLKAAQDDLDRLAEIDPAFSGTANFTSVFFGAQLQMEQLQLAATGHSIKAPIKECLQQLIKKCLMLQNLFSNLTTDDQLLVKQMCLRASALNLVLIVKDRAQSALGPCQLLLHIASDASSFLQENTALIADSFTGGILTKLAAIGDPKPGRVYREILPIVQTAAPVVIPQINTNIKMCKARITEPTESSYSADNVIKVTAGLIAAVPFVAELENLQQTQRQDLRLKIKYPDQNVHIIVPRKRDLKKVMTEQGESESQWRLRTKVLLSHGVWTEASTVEITICLSVRANNELELCKPVKVHFAPKPVKRGL, translated from the exons ATGGCGCTGGCGGCGAAACGAACCATCTCGGAGCTAACGCCG GACCCAACACCGGCGGTCCCACAAATTCCGACCCACCGGCTGTACAAACGGATTCGTCGCAATGCGTGCAAAGGCAGCGGAACGCTTACGTCGATCCTCTCGCTCGTGACGCAGCTCGAGGACGCGACGAGTAACGAAGCGCTGCAGGTTCTGATCAAAATCACCGATTCGATGCAGTTCGACGAGAGCGAGTTCCCGGACGCGATTCGCCGGCTGGTGGAACACTTTCTGCGCGAGCCCGAATCGGCGGTCCGGGTGAAGATACTGTCGCTGTTTGCCGATCTCGCGGCCGAAACCGGCATCGATGggcagcagctgatcgacgaGGTGATCAAACTGCTGAAGAACGAACGGTCGTCCAAGGTCATTTCGCAGGGGCTCACCGTGCTCGGGAAGATCGGCAGATCGTTCACGCCCACGGTGTCCTACATCAACAAGATGGTGTTCTTTGCGAAAGTCAAACTGTTCTCCGCGAGTCACAACGTCCAGCGGCACGCCATTCTGCTcctgggtgtgtttgtgctcgTGTCCGACGCGGAGAAGGAAAGCCTCGAGCTGATCGGCAAGTACACCGATTCGCCGGATGCCCGCGTAAGGGCGCAGGCGTTCCGCTCGATGTTGACCCTCGGCAACCGTGGCGTTCAGCTTCCGCCGTCACTGTATCCACGGGCCTGTGCCTCGCTCACGGACGACTACGAGTGCGTACGGCGGGAAGCGTTGAACATGGTGTGTGAGCTCGGTATCCGACACCCGGAGAA ATTGATTAAGGTGCAAGACTCGGAACAAGAGGTGCGCATGATCGACGACGCGTTCGGAAAGGTTTGCTCGGCGATCTGCGATCTGTCGATGAACGTACGCACACAGGCAGCCGAGCTGCTCGGCGGCATGACGGCGGTCAGCGACGGGTTCCTTCACCAGACGCTCGACAAGAAGCTGATGAGCAATATGCGGCGCAAAAAGAGCCTGCACGAGCGCAGCGCGGCCCACTTTGCGAGTGGAGAGTGGTCCAGCGGCAAAAAGTGGGCCGACGATGCACCGAAGGAGGTCATCTCGGCCGACTCCGTGTCCCTGATGGCGtccggtgcgtgcggtgcgctgGTGCAGGGGCTAGAGGACGAGTTCCTGGAAGTGCGCACGGCCTCGGTGAACTCGATGTGCAAGCTGGCCCTCAAGAATCCACTCTTCGCCGTCACGTCGTTGGATTTTCTGGTCGACATGTTCAACGACGAGATCGAGGAGGTTCGCCTGCGGGCGATCTACAGCTTAACGGCGATCTCGCGCCACATCATTCTGCGCGAGGATCAGCTCGAGACGATGCTCAGCTCGCTGGAGGACTACTCGGTCGAGGTGCGCGAAGGATTGCATCTGATGCTGGGCGCGTGCAAAGTGTCCACCAAAAACTGTCTCACGCTCGTCGTGCAGAAGGTGCTCGATGTGCTGCTCAAGTACCCGGAAGATCGGTTCTCCACGTTCGGCTGCATGCAGCGCGTTGGCCAGAAGCACCCGGAGATCTGCATGTCGATCACgccgcagctgctgcaggatcACCCGTTTTTCGATAGCGCCGAGCGAGACGTCGAAGATCCGGCGTACGTGTGCGTGCTGATCATGCTGTTCAATGCCGCCCAGTATCTGCCTGCCATGCTGAGTCTGTTCCCCGAGACCACCATCAAACACTACGCGTACCTGCGGGACACGATGCCCAACTTTGTCCCGCGGCTCGATGTGGGGGGCGACGGTAAAGAGCTGAACCTAACCGGATCGACCGGATCGCGGCAGTTCCTGGAAACGCTGCTCAGCAACATCCAGCGCGCCTACTCGGCCCCACAGGCTCGGCAGGCCCTCCTGAAGGCGGCCCAAGACGAtctcgatcgattggccgaaATTGATCCGGCCTTCTCCGGCACCGCCAACTTTACGTCCGTGTTCTTCGGGGCCCAGCTACAGATGGAGCAGCTACAgctggccgccaccggccactcgATCAAGGCACCGATCAAGGAGTGTCTGCAGCAGCTGATTAAAAAATGTCTCATGCTGCAGAACCTGTTCTCGAACCTTACCACCGACGACCAGCTGCTGGTGAAGCAGATGTGCCTGCGGGCCAGCGCCCTGAACCTCGTGCTGATCGTGAAAGATCGAGCGCAGAGTGCCCTTGGCCCATGCCAGCTGTTGCTGCACATCGCGAGCGATGCGAGCAGCTTTCTGCAGGAAAACACGGCCCTCATTGCGGACTCGTTTACTGGCGGAATCCTGACCAAGCTGGCGGCGATCGGTGACCCGAAGCCGGGCCGTGTGTATCGAGAAATCCTACCCATCGTACAAACCGCGGCGCCGGTCGTCATTCCACAGATCAACACGAAC ATCAAAATGTGTAAGGCGCGGATCACCGAACCGACGGAAAGCTCGTACAGTGCCGACAACGTGATCAAGGTGACGGCCGGCTTGATagcggccgttccgttcgtggCGGAGCTGGAAAACCTGCAGCAAACGCAGCGGCAAGATTTGCGGCTGAAAATCAAATACCCCGACCAGAACGTGCACATCATCGTGCCGCGGAAGCGCGACCTGAAGAAGGTCATGACGGAGCAGGGCGAAAGCGAGTCGCAGTGGCGGCTGCGGACGAAGGTGCTCCTGTCGCACGGTGTCTGGACCGAGGCCTCGACCGTCGAGATCACGATCTGTCTGTCGGTGCGCGCCAACAACGAACTGGAACTGTGCAAACCGGTCAAGGTGCACTTTGCGCCCAAACCGGTCAAACGTGGCCTGTAA
- the LOC131209655 gene encoding charged multivesicular body protein 2a has product MEWLFGKRMTPDEMMRKNQRALNKAMRDLDREKMKMEQQEKKIIADIKKLAKENQMDAVKIMAKDLVRTRRYVRKFMLMKANIQAVSLKIQTLKSQNAMGEAMKGVTKAMTNMNRQLNLPQIQKILHEFEKQSEIMDMKEEMINDAMDDAMEDEGDEEETDAIVSQVLDELGLQLNDQLSGLPQASGSLTVSGAKVPQAAAVGAGGGSGGAGSPASDTDADLQARLDNLRRE; this is encoded by the exons ATGGAGTGGCTGTTTGGAAAGCGAATGACGCCGGACGAGATGATGCGAAAGAACCAGCGGGCGCTGAACAAGGCGATGCGCGACCTGGACCGGGAAAAGATGAAAATGGAGcagcaagaaaagaaaatcatcgCCGACATCAAGAAGCTGGCGAAGGAGAACCAGATGGACGCGGTGAAGATCATGGCCAAGGATTTGGTGCGAACGCGCCGCTACGTGCGCAAGTTCATGCTGATGAAGGCCAACATTCAGGCGGTGTCGCTCAAGATACAGACGCTCAAATCGCAGAATGCTATGGGCGAAGCGATGAAGGGCGTTACGAAGGCAATGACCAACATGAACCGTCAGCTCAACCTGCCACAGATCCAAAAGATACTGCACGAGTTCGAGAAGCAATCGGAGATCATGGACATGAAGGAGGAGATGATCAACGACGCCATGGACGATGCGATGGAGGATGAGGGCGACGAGGAGGAAACGGACGCCATCGTGTCTCAAGTGCTGGACGAGCTGGGTCTGCAGCTCAACGATCAGCTGTCCGGGTTGCCACAG GCTTCTGGTTCGCTGACGGTAAGCGGTGCTAAAGTTCCTCAAGCAGCCGCCGTCGGCGCAGggggtggttccggtggagcAGGATCGCCTGCATCGGACACTGATGCCGATCTACAGGCCCGGTTGGACAATCTGAGACGCGAATAG